In Pieris rapae chromosome 18, ilPieRapa1.1, whole genome shotgun sequence, one genomic interval encodes:
- the LOC123689948 gene encoding uncharacterized protein LOC123689948 produces MVEEQAQTRRLMEEQARRIEEKLGDLKQEVDKKIENLESDVDSKLSKQDKRILGLEHEMQCLKTTGVVTSVAPSGNLKVPPFDGKSSWGAYKVQFETVVESNGWNDDQAVTALIMGLRDEALTILDTKTGYPDPDGEFVVDTDASGIGIGGVLSQVKGEHEQVIAYFSKSLSKPERNYCVTRRELLAVVKTLQHFSKYLLGRKFRLRTDHAALKWLLQFKNPEGQVARWIEQLQEYDFATEHRKGRAHGNADALSRRPCEDDCKHCTRHECREVAHMRILRTDTISPDWCGKLIQEEQQQDSDIKPILDWMQSSVFHRKETGVSQA; encoded by the exons ATGGTTGAAGAACAGGCTCAGACACGTCGTTTGATGGAAGAACAGGCTCGTCGTATAGAGGAAAAATTAGGAGATCTGAAAcaagaagttgataaaaaaattgaaaatttggaATCTGACGTGGATAGCAAGCTATCGAAACAGGACAAACGGATTCTCGGATTGGAACATGAAATGCAGTGCTTGAAGACCACGGGTGTCGTAACGTCTGTAGCACCATCTGGAAATCTAAAGGTGCCTCCCTTTGATGGTAAATCTTCTTGGGGCGCGTACAAGGTACAGTTTGAGACTGTAGTAGAGTCAAACGGGTGGAATGACGATCAAGCTGTCACCGCCCTTATTATGGGACTGCGAGATGAAGCCCTCACCATACTAGATACCAAGACAG GCTACCCGGATCCAGATGGCGAATTTGTGGTAGATACAGATGCCAGTGGAATTGGCATAGGAGGTGTACTATCACAAGTAAAAGGTGAGCACGAGCAAGTAATAGCCTACTTCAGCAAGTCGTTGTCGAAACCAGAACGGAACTACTGTGTCACTCGGAGGGAACTACTGGCTGTTGTGAAGACGCTGCAGCACTTCAGCAAATACTTGTTAGGTCGGAAGTTCCGTCTTAGAACAGATCATGCTGCATTAAAATGGCTACTTCAGTTCAAGAATCCGGAAGGACAAGTGGCTCGATGGATTGAACAACTGCAAGAGTATGACTTTGCTACTGAACATCGCAAGGGCAGAGCCCACGGGAACGCAGATGCATTGTCTCGAAGGCCATGTGAGGACGATTGCAAACATTGTACAAGACACGAATGTAGAGAGGTTGCCCATATGAGGATACTAAGGACAGACACCATTAGTCCAGATTGGTGTGGGAAATTAATTCAGGAAGAGCAACAACAAGATTCTGACATTAAACCAATTCTGGACTGGATGCAATCTTCAGTTTTCCATCGTAAAGAAACTGGCGTGAGCCAGGCATAG